The following DNA comes from Rhipicephalus microplus isolate Deutch F79 chromosome 6, USDA_Rmic, whole genome shotgun sequence.
taagaatgtggtggagtacatttggcaagcactctcaaattatttatttattttatttatttcgacatactgccaatcccgtcagggattttagcaggaagggcgtgaacataaaaattgAAATAAGTACAGcataaagacatacatcgcgataaagcacagaatgaaactaacagaatcggatcatttaaaatttcagatcaaagagggcataaaacattagtgtaaagaaaagttgtcagaagaaaataaatgcagcgacttggttgacacattggttgacatattggcatatgcatcaagaaacacacaagaaattacagcaataagaAAATACCATACAATATGGcgaagtatttcaaggaagggcaaatttatacacactgaaaaacagaaacataatcaagaatcaacagagcgatttctcttcacctgggttcagtactaaaaattgcttaaagaaaaatatgatgacatgatactttgctcgtacaatgttcacacgaacactcatattaaaatcaacctggtgattccgtttgcataatacaaaCTTCATCCtcgacaagggttagaaattttgctaattcggtagtactggagatactcggatccagtttatttcattcattagtggctatcggaaagaatgagtacttaaagcagtttgtgttgaaggagtattcgttaagtctcattaggtgtttttggcgtgttgttctagtttgatcaaacgtaaggtaggcggatacatcaatgtttaaatgaccGTGCATTattcatgtatgaattttgcacgtgctaaccttgttctattcattaAAGTAAGTAATCCCGCTTTTTAAATTAGTTTAGTCGGATAATCTGTATATCTGTATTTGTTGTAAATGAACCTcaaagctttcctttgtattccttccagtttCATGATTTGCTTTTTTGAgaatggtgaccaaataatattaccgtattcaagtaatgatcgcacaagggaagtgtatgcaagcagttttagagaaggcggGGCCTGGCGAAGCCGGTATCTGAGTGCAAACAAACGgcgtagtgcagctgaagtaacgtAACTTATGTGTGCGTCCCATCTTAGATATTCAGTTAtaataattccaagatatttatgctgatttactctagttatgggaatgtcatTGATAGTGTAAGGAAAATTCGACCTagttttttttcgacttactgatgaaattgtacacttgtttgcattaagtgacatctggcatttacggcaccagcatgaaacatcttgtaaagcactatttaaagctaaatggtcctccgttgagtttacttctcgatatagcacgcagtcattcgctaataatttgattttttccttaatatttgtaggcaaatcattaataaagagaagaaacaaagtTGGCACCAGCacacagccctgcggaactccagatgtgacggaggtggtagcagaggtttcatcgttaaattccacatactgtGTACGATCAGTAAGATAATTTTTTATCCAGATAAGAACAGTAGAATTTGCTAAGGTGGCTTCAAGTTTTATAAGTAGTTTCCTGTGTGataccttgtcgaatgctttggcaaagtcgaggaagattagatcagtttgtttttggttgtcaatACTCTGGGATACCTCATGTGTTAATTCCACTAATTGGGTTATGATTGAAAGACCTCGGCGAAAGCCATGCTAATAGAGAGATAATATACGTTCTTCTTCtaggaaaacagttatttgtttaAGAATTATTGTAGTATCGTAAGCGCGAAGAATAAGACGatgcatggccagaacaagaaggaacAATGTTTATTCACGAGGCTGCTGTCTTGGTTTTAATACCCTGGCCCGAGGCCGGAGCATGCGCCGTGGCGAGGGGTGGAGGCACGTGTTATCGGTATGTTCTTCGGCGCGTGCACCTGATAATCTACGATATATCACTTCCTCCCCTCTGAGCTAAAACCTATCCGGCGGCTTGCGGGCACGGGTTGAGCGTCGGAGTGGGAGTGGTTCTGCCGTGGACCTTGGACTTGCTGGCTCGATGCCACCGCCAGACGCTTCCTCACCAGGCTCGGACAGACCGGCCTGAAGGGCTTCGCTGCTAGTTGACTGGATGCCGCTGGATGAGAGTGGCAATTGCTCCATGGCCATTGGCGTTTCGCACGGTTCTTTCTTAACCGGTGTCGACGAGTCGCGTGGTCGTACTTGATCGACGTGTCTACGTTGCACCCCCCTTGGCGTGTTAACGGTTAACAATCGCTTGCCTTTGACTGTTGTCACGGTTCCGGGTTGCCACCTTTGACCTAGCTGACTGTACTGTCGACTCCACACCTCCCTTCCTGGTGCAAACTCTTTCTTTCCAAAGTTCGGAACTCCGTTGACGGTAGcctccctcttcgccccgtcttCCTCTGCCAGGTAGGTGCTCAGGCGGGTCCGTGGTTGGAATCCAAAAAGCCTTTCCGCGGGCGACTGCTCCTCTCGGGTCGGTGTTGTCCTGTAACGCAACGAAAATTTGGCAAGCCGACTTTGCAGCGTTCCCACCCGATTTTTCTTCAGGCCCTCCTTGATGGTGCGTACTGCCCGTTCCGCCAAACCGTTAGATTGCGGGTAGTATGGGGCCGTCGTTACGTGGCGCACCCCATTTTCCCGGAAGAACCGCGCTGTCTCTGCACTGGTGAATTGCGGACCATTATCCGACACGACAGTCCGTGGTATGCCAAATCGCGCGAAAATGCACCTAAGTGTGACTACCGTAGTCGCTGCtgtcgccgtcttcaagggcactGCTTCGATCCACTTAGTCTCGGCGTCGACGAGGACGAAGATCATATGCCCTTCCATGGGACCAGCAAAATCCACGTGTAGGCGGTACCACCGTCTGTTGTTCTTTGGCCAGTTTGCCGGGACCTGCACTGGGGGCATGGGCAAACACTGCACGCATTGGGGACACCGTTTTGCAAGCATTTCAATTTCACCGTCTAGCCCTGGGTACCAGAAAATTGAGCGCGCGAGGTTCTTCATTGCCGTCATGCCTGGGTGCGTATCGTGCAACTCTTTCAAAACAAATTGCCGGGCAGCTTTAGGCAGAACCACACGGTGGCCCCAGTAGAGTATCCCGTTACTCACGGCCAATTCATGCCTCCGTGCAAAATACGGTTGGTACTGCTGTTCCTCTGAACCGAGACGCCTTGGCCAGCCTTGCAAGATCCAAGTCTTCACTTGCTGAAGTACGTCATCTTTGCTGGTGTGGTCTGAAATACTCTGCgcagacaaaacaaaatcatCCATAGCCTGCGCATGCACGACATATTCGGCTACTTCATTTTCCCAGACATTATCGCGAACCGGTAATGGCAACCGGCTTAGAGCGTCGGCATTTGCATTTAGCTCTCCTTTTCTGTATTCCAAGTCGTATTGATAAGCTGCTAAGAGCAGCGCCCAACGTTGAATGCGGGCCGCTGCCATTTGCGGAATGGGTTTATCTGGACCTAGCAAACCAGTCAGAGGCTTGTGATCGGTCACCAGagtgaacttgttgccaaacaaatAATCTCGAAATTTTACAACGCCGAAGACCAGCGCTAGTGCCTCCTTTTCCAATTGTGAATAATTACGTTCCACCGACGTTAGAGTTCTCGAGCGGAACGCTATGGGATGATCCACTCCTTGTATGCGGTGCGACAAAACTGCGCCTATACCCTCGGCCGACGCATCACACTCAAGCCGCAAGGGTCTTTGGGGGTCGTAATGCACAAGAAAGTTCGCCCTTCTCATGGCGCGCTTGGTTTCTTGGAATGCTGTTCTCTGTGCGGGCCCCCAACACCACAGTGCTCCTTTAGACAAGAGTCGGTGTAACGGGGCCAAATTGGACGACAAGTTCGGTAGAAATTTGGAATAGTATGTGACCAATCCTAAGATTGATTTAAGCTGGCTTACCGAAGTCGGTGGCGGTGCCGCTAGCACTGCTTCCaaattgtcctgcagtgggtggagGCCTTTTGCATCGATTCGGTGCCCTAAAAATACCACTTCTTTCTCCCGGAAGTGGCACTTCTCCTTGTTCAGTGTTAGGCCGTTTGCCCGAAGTCGTTCGAACACTTGCCGCAGTATCGTTGTGTCATACTCTTTTTCTGCtacaataatgtcgtccaggtaaactTTCACCCCTGGTATACCCTGCAGCACGGCTTCTATGCGCCGCTGAAACAGTGCAGGCGCTGAGGCAATGCCAAAAGCCAAGCGTTTGTAGCAGAAGAGGCCTTTGTGTGTATTCAACACAGTTATCTTCTTAGCATCATCATCCAGGGGAAGCTGGTTGTATGCGTTTCGTAAGTCGAGCGGAACGCTATTGGATGATCCACTCCTTGTATGCGGTGCGACAAAACTGCGCCTATACCCTCGGCCGACGCATCACACTCAAGCCGCAAGGGTCTTTGGGGGTCGTAATGCACAAGAAAGTTCGCCCTTCTCATGGCGCGCTTGGTTTCTTGGAATGCTGTTCTCTGTGCGGGCCCCCAACACCACAGTGCTCCTTTAGACAAGAGTCGGTGTAACGGGGCCAAAGTGGACGACAAGTTCGGTAGAAATTTGGAATAGTATGTGACCAATCCTAAGAATGATTTAAGCTGGCTTACCGAAGTCGGTGGCGGTGCCGCTAGCACTGCTTCCaaattgtcctgcagtgggtggagGCCTTTTGCATCGGTTCGGCGCCCTAGAAATACCACTTCTTTTTCCCGAAAGTGGCACTTCTCCTTGTTCAGTGTTAGGCCGTTTGCCCGAAGTCGTTCGAACACTTGCCGCAGTATCGTTGTGTCATACTCTTTTTCTGCtacaataatgtcgtccaggtaaactTTCACCCCTGGTATACCCTGCAGCACGGCTTCTATGCGCCGCTGAAACAGTGCAGGCGCTGAGGCAATGCCAAAAGCCAAGCGGTTGTAGCAGAAGAGGCCTTTGTGTGTATTCAACACAGTTATCTTCTTAGCATCATCATCCAGGGGAAGCTGGTTGTATGCGTTTCGTAAGTCGAGTGTGCTGAACACTTCGCCTCCTGATAGCGCCGCAAAGATGTCGTCAATTTTCGGAAGCGGgtactgctctgttcttgtcgctGGATTAACTGTTAGCTTAAAGTCCCCACACAGCCGGATGTCTCCGTTCTTCTTTACTACGGGCACGACCGGTGTTGCCCATTCAGCTACGCTCACTGGGGACAGCACGCCCACTTCCACCAGTCGGTCAATTTCGGCGGAGACTTGCGCTCTCATGGCATACGGGACTGTCCGAGCCTTCAGAAGTCGAGGTTGCACACTTTCCTTGAGGTACAGCTTCACCGGTGGTCCCTTACAGCATCCGAGGTTCTCAAAGAAGTCCGGAAACTCGTCAAGAAGTGCGGTTAGCTTGCTGTCGGCGTGAACAACATTCACCGAAGACGACGTGCCTTCTACTAGCAACATGCCTGCTTTGAGAAATTCCTCTATCGTGTCCCTTCCGCACAAAAGGGGCCCTCGATGGTCCACTACTATCAGCGAACTGCTCACCGTTACTGGTCCAAGCTGTACCTGCATGTCTACCTTGCCAACGACCGGCAACGGTCCCAGGAAACATGAAAGGCGTAGTGGAGTTTTTTGCAGAGCCGGCCACTACTTGCGATGCTTCTTGTACAAGCTTTTGGGAATCACGCTTACTGGTGATCCAGTATCGACAATCATTCGCAGCCTGCGGCCTTCCCACGTTAAGGTGCGCTCGATTGGCTGCACCAAGTGCTTATTGGCGGAACTGTGTGCAACGAGAGCATACAACCTCTCTTCTTCGCTTTCACATTCGGTTCCGTCGACAGCGATTGTTCCTGACCTGGGGGTGTGGAGTCTTTTGCAAGCCCTTGCAAGATGCCCTCTTTTACCACATTGATGGCATATGGATCTGCGATGTCGACAGGACGCCGTTGCATGCGCCCCTTTGCATCTGTCGCATGAAAGGCTGCAATTCTTCCTCCACTGTCtgccttgttgctgtatcacGTTGACGCCGCCACCTTCGGTCCGGGCGTATGGAGTACGCATGCCCCGAGCGTCTTCGTTCGCTTTCTCAGAAGCTAAGGCGAATTCTTCGGCTTCTTCACGAGTCAAGTTCTTGCGGCCCAGCAGGCACCGGCGCGTTTCCTCATCCCGAATCCCACAAACGATTCGGTCCCGCAACATACGGTCCAGTGTCGCCCCGAAATTACAATTTACGGCCAGTCTTCTCAGTTCAGCAATGTAGTCCCGGACGCTTTCTTGCTCTTCTTGTTTTCGCATAAAGAAAGAATAGCTTTCTGCTATTTCGTTTGCCTGAGGGTTGAAATGTTCTTCCAAGCATTTCACAACGTCATCGCACGTCAAGGAGTTGATGGCGACCCCCGGCTGGTGCCCTTGCAATATCCGGACGACACTGTCGCTCAACGATGAAACCAGTAGGGCCCGGCGTTTCGCTACGTCGGTAATATCGTTGCCCTCAAAGTAGGCTTCCAACCGGACACGATACGTGCTCCAGCTACTCACGGCGTCGTCGAAGGCAGGTGGTCGGGATCCCATTCTTCTggtctcagcgtcggagtgcaattaaccgcatcccatcttcgtcgccactgtagtatcgtaagggcgaagaataagacgatgcatggccagaacaagaaggaacaatgtttattcacgaggctgctgtcttggttttaataccctggcccgaggccggagcatgcgccgtggcgaggggtggaggcacgtgttatcggtatgttcttcggcgcgtgcacctgataatctacgatatatcaattatgtgctccaagattttacagattgtacatgtcAGGGATATAGATCTAAAGTCAGATATATcatttctgcttcctcttttatgcacaggaacaactttggcctttttccactccacaggtaaagagcacgttgatagtgatttgttaaacatgacgtacagatatttagctagcaactctgcatatcttacaagaaagatgTTAGGAATGTTGTCGGGCCCTGCTCCTTTTTTTGCGTCCAAGTTTAACAAGAGATTTATGACACCGGCCTCATTGATAATAATGGATTCCAGGGTACCTTTCGCACTAGAGTCGATGTCTGGAATGTTTCCGTCATCGACAGTGAATACAGACTTGAAAGAGCTGTTCATTTTGTCTGCAGTGATTGAGTTACCTTTTcggggggtgtgttgcttttgttgttttttgcaggctttaggtagctccaaaacttgctgggggaattttttagaaagtttggcaacgtttcagtgaaatagttgctcttcgctgttttgatttttgtttttaggtcactcacagcagcagtcaACTTATTTACTGTTACTGCTCCGGGTTTTTGTTTCATTCTATTTCGTATTTGCTTTACT
Coding sequences within:
- the LOC142765979 gene encoding uncharacterized protein LOC142765979 → MGSRPPAFDDAVSSWSTYRVRLEAYFEGNDITDVAKRRALLVSSLSDSVVRILQGHQPGVAINSLTCDDVVKCLEEHFNPQANEIAESYSFFMRKQEEQESVRDYIAELRRLAVNCNFGATLDRMLRDRIVCGIRDEETRRCLLGRKNLTREEAEEFALASEKANEDARGMRTPYARTEGGGVNVIQQQGRQWRKNCSLSCDRCKGAHATASCRHRRSICHQCGKRGHLARACKRLHTPRSGTIAVDGTECESEEERLYALVAHSSANKHLVQPIERTLTWEGRRLRMIVDTGSPVSVIPKSLYKKHRK